The nucleotide window TAGAGATTATTTAGGTTGGTCCGCAAGTTTAGTAACCCCAGCAATCACTCTATCCTCCGAATCAACAGTTAAATCGCTTAAATCAAAGTCTTCAGGGAAATATAAATCAACTCTCGAACTAAAAGCTATCAAACCAAACCTATCTCCCTTAACGGCCTTATCCCCAGGCTCTATATAACACCTTATTCTCCTAGCCGAAAAACCAGCTATCTGAACTACTTTAAATTCACCACACTCAGTGGATAAACAAACCTCGTTCCGTTCATTATTCTCAGACTCTTTCTTAAAAGCCGGAATATACCTACCAGAATGATGTTTAACACCAATAACCTCACCAGACAAAGGAAGTCTATTTATATGAACATCAAAAAGACTTAAAAAAATACATACAACAGGCCGACCCTCAACCTCCTTGATATCTAAAACACGGCCATCTGCAGGGGAAACCACGCCATCACCATTAATCTCTCTTTCAGGGTCTCTAAAGAAAAATAAAACAGCTAAACCAAGAACTATAAAAACCATACCGACAAACAAAAACTCTAGATATAAGAAAGCAAGCGCTAAAACCAATAAAACACTCGATAGCTTTATTCCCTCACTAGCCACCTTCATTTCAAATCCCTCAACATTTTATATGGAACCATCAACACCCTTAAAACCATTTCCTGGAGTTTAGGCAAGACAGTTAACAAAAAATATGCGAGTATAAAAAGAGCTATTAAAGACCCTATTTTAGCAATGACATGGTGCGCTATCCCAAAACTACCTGTTATACCAAATATAGTCATACCTTCAAATATATCATTACCGGTTGCATAAACGATAAAAACATTTCTAAACAAATTAAGTATATATATAACTGGAATCGTGATAAATGCCTTAACCTTATTAATAATGGTATCAAAAGACGAAAGAATTGCTGCAGTAAAAATCGCTATACTCTCTATACCAGTACAAGCAAAAACAATCTTTACGCTCGTTATAGACCCACCATCTATATACAACAATGTTGTTCCAGAACGTTCAACAGACATCCCAATCAAATCAAGAATAAAAGCAGTATTATGAGCAACTACTACCTGGAGAAAATCAAAACTTCCTGCAGATAAATACGCAAATGGAAAATAAATAACTCCTGCAATAGTTGCTAATCTAGTTAGAAAAACCGCTTCATCCCTAAATTCAGCATTCCATAAACCTCTAAACTCAAGGTAAGCAACGGCCCAAGACAAAACAGAAGCAGAACCAGTTAAGACTGCATTAAAATAATCCTGGATCTCAATATAGCCCTCTGGAACAGATAGCCAATAAACACCAAACAATAACCAACCAACACCACCAACTAGATGTACTAATCGGCCCTCCCTTTTACGAAAAGATAGAGATGTGGCCAAAACAAAAAACACTAGTGCAATCCAAACAAAATTTCCATAATCAATCATAACCAAACGTTAAACTACATTCTCCCTTGAAATAATAATCCTTTTTCATTCCGATCCAATTCCACAAAAAACTTTTTTTTGGATCTACTAGCGCTATTGCTTCATAGATTGTTTTAAAATAGCCTTCATCACTTTATAGAAGGGTATTCCTTCATCTATGAGGTTTTTGATGACATATGTAGGTCTTAAGTAAAATTCCTTGAAAGCTTGTTTTTGAAGTTTCTTGATTTCATCATACGTCAGTTCTGTGGTTTCCACTACAGGTGAAAAGAGGTCATACCTCCCCCAATCTTCTTGCATCTCACCGACACCTTTCACTTTTTTATAGAACTCTGTGCCAGGATATGGTGTTGCAACAGAGAATAGAGCGTAGTTGGCTTTTATTTCTTTAACAAACTCTATACTTTTTTCAACGGTTTCCTTGGTTTCCCCGGGCAATCCGATTGCTAGAGATGCAACAGTCCTCATTCCAACATCATTTGCAGTGTCAAATATATTTCTAACCTGGTTGGTACTGGTGCCTTTTTTCACTCTATCAAGGATCTCTTGGTTTCCAGACTCCACTCCAATAAATATCGTGTGGCATCCTGCCTCTCTCATCAACTCAATAAGCTCTTTATCAGCCTTGTCAACTCTCGCTGTACAGCCCCAACCGATATCTAGGTCTCTTTCCTTTAATTCATTACAAAATCTTTCAACCCATTCAGGGAGTAATGTAAATGTATCATCCATGAACGCTATTGTTGATACATCAAGATTGTTTTTAACGTACTCCATTTCATCAACTACATTTTTTGGCGATCTTTTCCTGATTTTTTTGCCATGTAACGCTGATGAAGCACAGAAAGAGCATTGCATTGGACAGCCTCTACTGCATATCATAGTTGTTATAGACATTCTTTCATCAAACACAACGTATTCATCTATTGGCAATAGGTGTCTAGCTGGATATGGCAGGGAATCTAGATCTTTAACCAACTCCCTTTCTTTATTCTCAACAACCAAGCCTCCAGACCTATATACAATGCCTTCCACATTACTTAGGTCACCACCTTCTCTAAGTGTTCTATATAAATCTAGAACTGTATACTCCCCCTCGCCCTTAACTATAAAATCAACCGAGTTATTGTTTTGGAGAATATCTTCATGCATAAAAGTAGGGTGTGGTCCTCCTAAAACTGTGTATGCGTTACAGGAATCATCCACAACTTCAACAGACCTTAATGCTTCAGGTATTAATGGAGTTGTGGCTGTGACTCCAACTAGGAATGGGTCGAGTTCACCAACAAGTCTCTCCATCTCCTTATATCCAATGTCTTCCGCGGCACAATCCATTATCTCTACATCTACATGGTTTTCTTCAAGAACTGCAGCTATATAAGCGATACCTAAAGGGGGTGCCCTAATATTGAAATATTTTTTGTATTTAGATTTAAAATCCGGTGGGTTGATTAGGAGTACTTCAGTTGGCATCAATAATGAATATCGTTTCTAATCTATTATAAATCCGGATATTGATTTAATGATTAATTGCGAAACACCTCTATTTTATTTAGCTAAAAACGTTTTTTGTATTCAGGACCTAAATAAAGGTAATAGAGTTGTTTTGTTTAGGAGTATATTGGTGTGTTTTTATGGGAGAAGATTGGTTATCTGAGTCTTTAGGAAAGATATTCCGTAAGATGGGGGGTTCGCTTGAGAGGGCGAAAAAAGAGTTCAGGGATGGATATAAAGATTCATTAGTTGATAAAGAAAATACTTCCCAGAAAATAGGTAAAAAAGAGCCTTTTGTAGATGTATTCAAGAAAGGGAATAGAGTTAGGGTTCTTGTTGAAGCGCCTGGGGCCTTTAAAGACGATGTACATCTAGGTGTCTATAACAAAAATATATTACATGTGTATATTCCCTCAAAGTATGAGGATTATTCTGTTGATGTTAAACTTCCAGCTAAAGTGAAAAACAAAAAAGCTAGATATAAATACAATAACGGTGTGATGGCTATTTCGCTTGAAACAATGGATTAAGTTTTTATAACCACCCGGTTTTTGTTATTGGTTTCTTGTTAACAAGTGTTTTTACCTTGTTTTTTGCATAGATTTTATGTTTATCTCTATAATAGATATTTCAAGATTAGACTATGAGTTTAGAAGATGAGTATAAACTGGATTTTCTTCAAGATCATGATTTTTTTAGAAAAAAGTGTGAGGAGTGTGGAAGTTATTTCTGGACTTTGGAGGAAAGTCGTGAGACCTGTGGTGATCCTCCATGTGATGATTACTCGTTTATTGGAGACCCACCGATAGATGGGGAGTTTAGTTTAACTGAGATGCGGGAACACTATTTAAGTTTTTTCGAAGACCGTATGCATGAACGTGTCGATAGGCGTCCAGTTATCGCTAGATGGCGAGATGATATCTT belongs to Methanonatronarchaeum sp. AMET-Sl and includes:
- the artA gene encoding archaeosortase A, whose product is MIDYGNFVWIALVFFVLATSLSFRKREGRLVHLVGGVGWLLFGVYWLSVPEGYIEIQDYFNAVLTGSASVLSWAVAYLEFRGLWNAEFRDEAVFLTRLATIAGVIYFPFAYLSAGSFDFLQVVVAHNTAFILDLIGMSVERSGTTLLYIDGGSITSVKIVFACTGIESIAIFTAAILSSFDTIINKVKAFITIPVIYILNLFRNVFIVYATGNDIFEGMTIFGITGSFGIAHHVIAKIGSLIALFILAYFLLTVLPKLQEMVLRVLMVPYKMLRDLK
- a CDS encoding phosphatidylserine decarboxylase, translated to MKVASEGIKLSSVLLVLALAFLYLEFLFVGMVFIVLGLAVLFFFRDPEREINGDGVVSPADGRVLDIKEVEGRPVVCIFLSLFDVHINRLPLSGEVIGVKHHSGRYIPAFKKESENNERNEVCLSTECGEFKVVQIAGFSARRIRCYIEPGDKAVKGDRFGLIAFSSRVDLYFPEDFDLSDLTVDSEDRVIAGVTKLADQPK
- a CDS encoding radical SAM protein, with the translated sequence MPTEVLLINPPDFKSKYKKYFNIRAPPLGIAYIAAVLEENHVDVEIMDCAAEDIGYKEMERLVGELDPFLVGVTATTPLIPEALRSVEVVDDSCNAYTVLGGPHPTFMHEDILQNNNSVDFIVKGEGEYTVLDLYRTLREGGDLSNVEGIVYRSGGLVVENKERELVKDLDSLPYPARHLLPIDEYVVFDERMSITTMICSRGCPMQCSFCASSALHGKKIRKRSPKNVVDEMEYVKNNLDVSTIAFMDDTFTLLPEWVERFCNELKERDLDIGWGCTARVDKADKELIELMREAGCHTIFIGVESGNQEILDRVKKGTSTNQVRNIFDTANDVGMRTVASLAIGLPGETKETVEKSIEFVKEIKANYALFSVATPYPGTEFYKKVKGVGEMQEDWGRYDLFSPVVETTELTYDEIKKLQKQAFKEFYLRPTYVIKNLIDEGIPFYKVMKAILKQSMKQ